A single window of Athene noctua chromosome 1, bAthNoc1.hap1.1, whole genome shotgun sequence DNA harbors:
- the TNFAIP3 gene encoding tumor necrosis factor alpha-induced protein 3 yields the protein MFSRNMAAQHILPQALYQSNMLKAMKIRERTPEDLVRPPSGIIHHFRTMHRYTIEMFRMCQFCPQFREALQKALTDQATQTSLERQRKLNWCMEVRRLVPLKTNGDGNCLMHAASQYMWGIEDIDLVLRKTLFSALREIDTRNFKLRWQREAIKSQEFVETGLHYDTRNWEEEWEYLIEMTSPETSGGRNRLPYNALEEIHIFILANILRRPVIVLADKVVRSLESGSSFAPLNVGGIYLPLLWPAEECYRYPIVLGYDNMHFTPLVTLKDSGPEIRAVPLVTSERGRFEDLSVHFLTDAEEREKEQLLKDYLIVIEIPVQGWDHGTTHLINAAKLDEGNLPKEINLVEDYFQLVQHEYKKWQENAEPARRETCSRNRQELSFSQLSLLQVKCETPNCPFYMSVNTQPYCHECFERRSQGNKGRKQTSKAVPEKLKTAGSGSSRGDVGEPGGWTSEGPVTGPRSAPPTAPSLFLYSETTAMKCRTPDCPFTLNVQHNGLCERCYNSKQLGPCNNLDDQRHSDYATCKVCRQKANRTFNGICSTCFKRSTERFSNGSPAFMPTCHQRSTSDPSQVSQSLLQHSCHQAPNSRGEEPLPPALPPEEKRGGNLCRKPGCKFFGTSQNEGFCTLCFFEYRENHDSAVLRHQRRSQRKSSGAGQLGTSAATFRNTVSCQRRECGTLGSTMLEGYCQNCFIKAQNQRFQEARRTEEQLVRQTERTGQHRDLLRAALSSQKRQCAVASCRNNQACRSDDLCPECQRLGQLPPSGSARDPAAEEPPKQHCRAPACDHYGNAKCNGYCNECYQFKQIYG from the exons atgttttctAGAAACATGGCTGCCCAGCACATCCTTCCTCAAGCTTTGTATCAGAGCAATATGTTGAAAGCTATGAAGATTAGAGAGAGGACACCTGAAGATCTCGTCAGACCTCCCAGTGGAATAATTCACCACTTCAGGACTATGCACAGATACACCATAGAAATGTTCCGAATGTGCCAATTTTGTCCTCAATTTCGGGAAGCACTTCAGAAGGCCCTGACTGACCAGGCCACCCAGACTTCGCTGGAGCGCCAGAGGAAGCTCAACTGGTGCATGGAAGTTCGGAGACTTGTCCCTTTGAAGACTAATG gtGATGGAAATTGCCTCATGCATGCTGCATCACAGTACATGTGGGGTATCGAAGATATCGACCTTGTCTTAAGAAAAACATTGTTTAGTGCTCTCAGGGAGATTGACACACGGAACTTCAAGCTCCGCTGGCAGCGGGAGGCTATTAAATCACAGGAGTTTGTAGAAACAGGACTCCACTATGACACCCGG aactgggaggaggagtgggaatACCTCATTGAAATGACCTCCCCAGAAACATCTGGGGGTCGAAACAGGCTTCCATATAATGCACTGGAAGAAATCCACATCTTCATCCTTGCTAACATCCTCAGAAGGCCAGTCATTGTCCTTGCAG ACAAGGTGGTGAGAAGTTTAGAGTCAGGCTCCAGCTTTGCTCCTCTGAACGTTGGTGGTATTTACTTGCCTCTTCTTTGGCCGGCTGAAGAATGCTACAGATACCCAATTGTGCTTGGCTACGACAACATGCATTTTACACCACTAGTGACTCTGAAGGACAGCGGGCCAG AAATCCGGGCTGTCCCTCTGGTCACGAGTGAACGAGGCAGATTTGAGGATTTGAGTGTGCACTTTCTGACAGAtgcagaagaaagagagaaagagcagcTGCTAAAAGACTACTTGATAGTGATAGAAATCCCAGTGCAAGGCTGGGATCATGGTACAACTCATCTAATCAATGCTGCAAA GTTAGATGAAGGCAACCTACCCAAAGAAATAAATCTTGTAGAAGATTACTTTCAACTGGTACAGCATGAGTACAAGAAGTGGCAGGAGAATGCTGAACCTGCTAGAAGAGAGACCTGTTCCAGAAACAGACAGGAACTGTCTTTTTCCCAGCTCTCCCTCTTACAGGTGAAATGTGAAACTCCAAATTGCCCTTTCTACATGTCTGTGAATACCCAGCCCTACTGCCATGAGTGCTTTGAGCGGAGATCCCAAGGAAACAAAGGAAGAAAGCAGACCTCCAAAGCAGTACCTGAGAAACTGAAGACAGCTGGGTCGGGCTCCTCCCGTGGGGATGTTGGTGAACCTGGGGGATGGACATCTGAAGGGCCTGTAACAGGGCCTCGCTCTGCACCTCCAACTGCTCCAAGCCTCTTCCTATACAGCGAGACCACGGCCATGAAATGCAGGACACCAGACTGCCCCTTTACATTGAATGTGCAACACAATGGACTTTGTGAACGCTGCTACAACTCCAAACAGCTTGGTCCTTGCAACAACTTGGATGACCAGAGACATTCAGACTATGCGACATGCAAGGTGTGCCGTCAGAAGGCCAACAGGACCTTCAACGGCATATGCAGCACTTGCTTCAAAAGGTCTACAGAGCGCTTCTCAAATGGCAGCCCTGCTTTCATGCCCACGTGCCACCAGAGATCGACATCTGACCCGTCCCAGGTCTCGCAGAGCCTCCTCCAGCACTCCTGCCACCAGGCTCCCAACAGCCGTGGGGAGGAGCCCCTGCCACCAGCACTACCTCCTGAGGAGAAGAGGGGAGGTAACCTTTGCAGAAAACCTGGCTGCAAGTTTTTTGGGACATCGCAAAATGAGGGCTTTTGCACGCTGTGTTTCTTTGAGTACAGGGAAAACCACG ACAGTGCTGTGCTACGACACCAGAGGAGATCTCAGAGGAAGTCCTCAGGAGCAGGTCAGCTGGGGACCTCCGCTGCCACCTTCCGTAACACCGTGTCCTGCCAGCGACGTGAGTGTGGCACCCTGGGCAGCACAATGCTTGAGGGGTACTGCCAGAACTGTTTCATTAAAGCCCAGAACCAGCGATTTCAGGAAGCCAGGAGGACAGAAGAACAGCTGGTGAGACAGACAGAA agAACAGGACAGCACAGAGATCTACTGCGAGCAGCATTGAGTAGCCAGAAGAGACAGTGTGCTGTGGCTTCGTGTAGAAACAACCAGGCCTGCAGAAGCGATGACTTGTGCCCTGAGTGCCAGCGTCTTGGTCAGCTTCCACCGTCGGGGAGTGCCAGGGACCCAGCTGCAGAGGAGCCCCCGAAGCAACACTGCCGAGCCCCTGCTTGTGATCACTATGGCAATGCCAAGTGCAACGGCTACTGCAATGAATGCTACCAGTTCAAACAGATCTATGGGTAG